CGGCCATCGTCGATCCCGAGACCGGCGAGGTGCTTTCACCTGGTGAAACCGGCGAGATCGCCCACCGCGGCGAATTTCCGTGCTTCTTCGCGGGCTACTGGGAGAACCCCGAAAAGACCGACGCGTGTTTCGTCAACGGGTCGGACGGCGAGTGGTATCTCTCGGGCGACCTCGCGCACATGGACGAGGACGGCTACTTCTGGTTCGAGGGACGGGCCGACGACGTGATTCTCTCCTCCGGCTATCGGATCGGTCCCTTCGAGGTCGAATCCTCGCTCGGCGAACATCCCGCCGTGGCGGAGGCTGCGGTCGTCCCGAAACCACATCAGGAGCGTGGCAACATCGTCAAGGCGTACGTCGTACTTACCGACGGCCACGACGCCAGCGACGAACTCGCTGAGGAGATCAAGACCCACGTCCGCGAGGAACTTTCGGCTCACGAATACCCGCGGGAAGTGGAGTTTGTCGACGATCTCCCGAAGACCGTTACCGGAAAGATCCGCCGGACCGAGCTCCGCGACCGAACCGCCGACCCGACGGCGGGTGACTGACCGACGCTCACCGTCGGGGAGAAACGACTTGTAGCTTCGGCTCCCACGGGCGGGCATGATATCGCTTGACGAGGCGGTGACGGCGCGCCTCGAGTCCCATGGTGCGCGCTTCGAAGTCCTGGTCGATCCCGACGCCGCGCTCACGATCAAACGCGGCGAGTTCGAGGGCGATCTGGAGGACGTGATCGCCGCCGAAGACGTCTTCGAGAACGCCTCGCGCGGGGATCGACCCGCTGAATCCGACGTCGAGGAGGTGTTCGGGACGACCGAACCCCTGGAGATCATTCCCGAGGTGATCCAGGAAGGCGAGATCCAGATCACCGCCGAACAGCGCCGCGAGATGCAAGAACAGAAGCGCAGACAGCTCATCAACACCATCGCGCGCAACGCCATCAACCCCCAGATGGACGGCGCACCTCATCCGCCGGATCGGATCGAGTCCGCACTGGAGGAGACCGACTTCCGGATCGATCCGATGGAACCCGTCGAAAGTCAGATCGACGAGGCACTCGATGCGCTTCGGCCGGTGATCCCGATCCGGTTCGAGGAGGTCACGATGGCCGCCCAGATCCCCGCCGAACACGCCGGTAGCGCCCAGGCCCAAATCCGACAGTTCGGTGATCTCGTTCGCGAGGAGTGGCAGAACGATGGCTCGTGGATCGGTGTCGTAGAGTTCCCGGCGGGCCTCCAGAACGACTTCTACGAACTCGTCAGCGAACAATCCGGCGGCGAGGGCGAGACGAAGAAAGTCAGAGACGAAGAGGACATCCGGACGCGATAACCCGACGAACTGCTTTCGTTGCGAGCGTGTCGTCGATATCAGCTCGCGGTTTTCGAAGTGTCGATGTGCAGGTACAGAGCGTGTGTTGGACAGTCCGCCGTAACGTTGCTACGACGCGTCTGCTGTCCATCGCGTGGCAACCCTGTTCGCCGCCCAGCCACCGACTCGACCACACAGCGATCCGAAAACGGGGGCAAGACACAGTACTACAGCACTAGCCCCGACGAAAAACACCAGTTCTGACGGTGTTGGCCATGCCACGACACCAGTCCCAATGGCGGTACCAGCAGCTGCTACCGGCGTGAATATTCCGACGACTCCAGCGAGAAGACCGGCACGGAGTCCGGCGGCATCCGGCTCTGCCGATCGTGTTGCGGCAATGAGCCCCGCGATGAACGCACCGAAGATCATGATACCGCCCGCGAAATCCGTCTCGGAGTTCGGAAGCCAGTTCACGACGACAGCGAGGGGCAGCGAAGCGAGTGCGCCGATCAGCGCGAACCGCCATGCCGGTGGGATCGTGCGGGTGTGGACAGATGACGGTGACATTCGTGTTCCGTAGTTGATCGAGATCCGACATATAACTGTCGACGGCCGTCCGTAGAAGCGGATCCGCCGCTTGCTGAACGCGGAACAGAGCGCCTCGAAACGGAGGCCGGGATTGAAGACGATCGACCGCGTAGTAGTGGCCGATCGACGCGATAGCGCGTCGAGCCACCACATGAAGGCCATCATCGCAAAACGGGTCGATGCGGGCACCGCTGATACGGGGGAGATCACCGACCTCGCGCGAGCGGCCGACTACGAGGTCGTCGGGACGATCACCCAGACGAGGACCGAGGACGCCGGGCTCCACTTCGGCGAAGGGAAAGTCGACGAGCTCGCGGCGCTCGTCGCCGAGACCGGCGCGGAGACCGTGATCTTCGACAACCGGCTCGGGCCGTACCAAACCTACAATCTGGGTGGGCGACTCCCCGACGACACCACGGTGATCGATCGATTCCGACTCATCCTCGAGATCTTCGGCCAGCGGGCGCGCACCCGAAAGGCCCAGCTCCAGGTCGAGCTCGCGGAGCTTCGATACGAACTTCCGCGCGCAGAGGCGAAGACCAGTCTCGCCAAACGCGACGAGCGCCCGGGGTTCATGGGGCTCGGCGAATACGACGAGTCGCGCGAACAAGACATCAAGGCCCAGATCAGCGCGATCCGCGAGGAGCTCGACGGGATCGAGGAGACCGAACAGCACCGGCGAGAGCAGCGTCGGGAGTCGGGGTTCGATCTCGTGGCGCTCGCGGGCTACACCAACGCCGGAAAGTCGACGCTACTCCGACAGGTCGCCGCCGACGTCGAAGTCGACGAGAACGAGGACCTCCATCCGGATCTCGAACCCACCGCCGAATCGGAGGACCGCCTGTTCACGACGCTCGGAACCACGACACGCCGGGCGGCAATGGACAGACCCGTTCTGGTGACCGACACGGTGGGGTTCATCGCGGACCTGCCCCACTGGCTGGTCGAGTCGTTCAAGTCCACGCTGGATTCGGTGTATCGTGCGGATCTCGTGCTCCTCGTGGTGGACGCAAGCGAGTCGGTCGAGTCGATGCGCGAAAAGCTCGTCACCGCCCACGACACGCTCTACGAGCGCAACGAAGCCCCGATCGTCACGGTGTTGAACAAGACGGATCTCGTGAGCCCCGAAGAACTCGCCGAAAAGCGCGAGGCGCTGTCGTCGCTCGCGCCGAACCCCATCACTGTGAGCGCCGCCGAGGCCGACGGGATCGACGACCTCCTCGAACGGATCGAGCGCGATCTCCCGGATTACGAGCGCGAGCGTCTCGTGCTCCCGATGACCGACGAGACGATGAGCCTCGTCTCGTGGATTCACGACCACGCCCGGGTCGAGGACGTCTCCTACGGCGATCAGGCTACTGTCGCGTTCGAGGCCCGCCCCGCCGTGATCGAGCGCGCTCGCGACAAGGCGAGCGATCTCCCGCTCCCGGAGTCGGCCTGACCCGCTGTGGACGTGGGGCGGAGCGCCCCGACGGACGACGACCACAGGCGATCGTCCATCTGGCACCGAAATATTTGTACAAAACGTTTATGCTGTTTTGCCACGAATGATATGAGAGTGCGTGACATGAGCGAGGACGGCCGTTC
This Halococcus saccharolyticus DSM 5350 DNA region includes the following protein-coding sequences:
- a CDS encoding ribosome assembly factor SBDS, with amino-acid sequence MISLDEAVTARLESHGARFEVLVDPDAALTIKRGEFEGDLEDVIAAEDVFENASRGDRPAESDVEEVFGTTEPLEIIPEVIQEGEIQITAEQRREMQEQKRRQLINTIARNAINPQMDGAPHPPDRIESALEETDFRIDPMEPVESQIDEALDALRPVIPIRFEEVTMAAQIPAEHAGSAQAQIRQFGDLVREEWQNDGSWIGVVEFPAGLQNDFYELVSEQSGGEGETKKVRDEEDIRTR
- a CDS encoding DUF5518 domain-containing protein, with the translated sequence MSPSSVHTRTIPPAWRFALIGALASLPLAVVVNWLPNSETDFAGGIMIFGAFIAGLIAATRSAEPDAAGLRAGLLAGVVGIFTPVAAAGTAIGTGVVAWPTPSELVFFVGASAVVLCLAPVFGSLCGRVGGWAANRVATRWTADAS
- the hflX gene encoding GTPase HflX produces the protein MKAIIAKRVDAGTADTGEITDLARAADYEVVGTITQTRTEDAGLHFGEGKVDELAALVAETGAETVIFDNRLGPYQTYNLGGRLPDDTTVIDRFRLILEIFGQRARTRKAQLQVELAELRYELPRAEAKTSLAKRDERPGFMGLGEYDESREQDIKAQISAIREELDGIEETEQHRREQRRESGFDLVALAGYTNAGKSTLLRQVAADVEVDENEDLHPDLEPTAESEDRLFTTLGTTTRRAAMDRPVLVTDTVGFIADLPHWLVESFKSTLDSVYRADLVLLVVDASESVESMREKLVTAHDTLYERNEAPIVTVLNKTDLVSPEELAEKREALSSLAPNPITVSAAEADGIDDLLERIERDLPDYERERLVLPMTDETMSLVSWIHDHARVEDVSYGDQATVAFEARPAVIERARDKASDLPLPESA